One genomic window of [Clostridium] scindens ATCC 35704 includes the following:
- a CDS encoding DUF1667 domain-containing protein produces MKMTCIVCPNGCQLEVLVDEDEVSDVSGNRCMRGYVYAQKEVLSPTRTVTTTLEVEGGELPRVSVKTEREIPKGRIMDCMQALKNITVKAPVQIGDIVAQNVAGTGIDVVATVNVHKK; encoded by the coding sequence ATGAAGATGACATGCATCGTATGTCCCAACGGCTGCCAGCTGGAGGTCCTTGTAGACGAGGATGAGGTGTCGGATGTGTCGGGAAATCGCTGCATGAGGGGGTATGTCTATGCCCAGAAAGAGGTTTTAAGCCCGACCAGGACGGTAACAACGACGCTTGAGGTGGAGGGAGGGGAACTTCCCAGGGTGTCGGTTAAGACGGAAAGAGAGATTCCCAAAGGCCGGATCATGGATTGCATGCAGGCATTGAAGAATATTACGGTCAAGGCGCCGGTACAGATAGGAGATATCGTAGCGCAGAATGTGGCCGGAACCGGTATAGATGTGGTAGCAACGGTAAATGTGCATAAAAAATAA